The proteins below come from a single Pseudomonadota bacterium genomic window:
- a CDS encoding IS4 family transposase, with the protein MHIGKMVFAQLIEFVPVREFRKCVKRYQGERRVRKFSCWDQFLCMAFAQLTFRESLRDIEACLRTKRKKLYHFGIRGRVARSTLARANDRRDWRIYQDFALVLIREARTLYSQDPFSVTLENATYALDSTTIDLCLAVFPWATFRATKVAVKLHTVLDLRGNIPSVIVISCGNLHDVNILDQLHFEAGAIYIMDRGYLDFARLYRITKSSAFFVTRSKSNTQFRRLRSHKTDRSTGVIADQAVRLSGVTTQDDYPDNIRRIVYRDLTTDKRLVFLTNNFLLSAKTIADLYKARWQIELFFKWIKQHLRIKAFFGTSENAVRAQIWIAVSVYVLVAIVKKKLGLDQSLYAMLQILSVSTFEKTPILSMFSDLDDTNNGGDTDNQLNLF; encoded by the coding sequence ATGCACATTGGGAAAATGGTCTTCGCGCAGTTGATTGAATTTGTGCCAGTGCGCGAATTCAGGAAGTGCGTAAAACGCTATCAAGGGGAACGCCGCGTTAGGAAATTCAGCTGTTGGGATCAATTTCTCTGCATGGCTTTCGCGCAACTTACATTTCGCGAGAGCTTGCGCGATATCGAAGCGTGTCTTCGCACAAAAAGAAAGAAGCTCTATCACTTCGGCATTCGAGGACGTGTTGCTCGAAGCACACTTGCTCGCGCTAACGACCGACGTGATTGGAGGATCTATCAGGACTTTGCACTCGTGCTGATTCGAGAAGCGCGCACGCTATATTCACAAGACCCGTTCTCGGTCACACTTGAGAACGCCACCTATGCACTCGATTCTACCACCATCGACCTTTGCTTAGCCGTCTTCCCGTGGGCGACATTCCGCGCTACTAAGGTAGCAGTGAAACTTCACACCGTCTTGGACCTACGAGGCAATATCCCCTCGGTAATCGTGATTTCATGCGGAAATCTGCACGATGTAAACATCCTCGACCAGCTCCATTTCGAGGCGGGAGCTATCTACATTATGGACCGTGGCTACCTCGACTTCGCGCGCCTTTATCGCATCACAAAATCCTCTGCTTTCTTTGTAACGCGCTCGAAATCAAATACTCAATTTCGGCGCTTGCGCTCTCATAAAACGGATCGCTCAACGGGTGTGATCGCTGACCAGGCCGTGCGTCTCTCCGGTGTAACAACACAAGATGATTACCCGGACAATATTCGCCGCATCGTGTATCGGGATCTCACAACTGACAAGCGGCTCGTGTTCCTTACCAATAATTTTCTCCTGTCTGCAAAGACAATCGCTGACCTCTACAAAGCCAGATGGCAAATTGAATTGTTCTTCAAGTGGATCAAGCAGCACTTACGAATCAAGGCATTCTTTGGTACTTCAGAGAACGCTGTCCGTGCTCAGATCTGGATTGCTGTATCAGTTTACGTCCTGGTCGCTATTGTGAAAAAAAAGTTGGGCCTCGATCAGAGTCTCTATGCCATGCTACAGATCTTGAGTGTCTCGACCTTTGAGAAAACCCCCATTTTATCGATGTTTTCTGACCTAGATGACACGAACAACGGTGGCGATACGGATAACCAGTTGAATTTATTCTAG
- a CDS encoding ATP-binding protein, protein MQNSIDRNSRFDANGADLATPSRLNFQFKVLFTGTLDSGKTTIVELLAGLTDAHIIPEVARDLLDQDPDIERKPEFQTQIIAEQIKREHEAEQSSKRLVILDRSFLDIICYSRHFDHQIDESPLLTRMDYSKVLLFSPFDIDVQNSLSIEMQQYRMAIHLRFVQVLQELGIPYEVISGSISARLRRIGEVLSEGREDPFGRYEH, encoded by the coding sequence ATGCAGAATTCGATTGACCGAAATTCGAGATTTGATGCTAACGGTGCAGATCTAGCCACTCCCTCGCGATTAAATTTTCAATTTAAGGTTCTTTTTACTGGGACACTCGACTCAGGTAAGACAACCATCGTGGAATTATTAGCTGGTTTGACAGATGCCCACATTATCCCCGAGGTTGCACGGGATCTTTTAGATCAAGATCCCGATATAGAGAGAAAGCCAGAATTTCAAACGCAAATAATAGCGGAACAGATAAAAAGGGAGCATGAGGCCGAACAATCCTCAAAAAGGCTTGTTATTCTCGATCGCAGCTTCTTAGATATTATCTGCTACTCCAGACATTTTGATCATCAAATTGATGAAAGCCCTCTGCTAACTCGCATGGACTATTCGAAGGTGCTGCTATTTTCACCATTCGATATAGATGTTCAAAATTCTCTATCAATCGAAATGCAGCAATATCGCATGGCTATTCACCTTCGATTCGTTCAGGTTCTGCAAGAACTGGGAATACCTTACGAAGTTATTAGTGGTTCGATTTCTGCGCGTCTGAGAAGAATCGGAGAAGTTTTATCTGAAGGGCGTGAAGACCCTTTCGGCAGATACGAGCACTAA
- a CDS encoding transposase zinc-binding domain-containing protein codes for MLKTLHKYLNCGILAHCAARVYCDGCKHSLLVAFSCKRRGVCPSCGAKRSVKFAEHIYSEVLEDISHRHTVFTIPKRLRVFFKYDRKLNTILFRAVWGALSQVLGIDERELAAIFTVQTAGEALNYHQHLHGLLADGYWRDGIFTRFPEINLEVLT; via the coding sequence ATCTTAAAAACTCTTCATAAATACCTCAACTGCGGCATACTCGCGCACTGTGCCGCTAGGGTATATTGCGACGGCTGCAAGCACTCACTCCTCGTAGCTTTTTCCTGCAAGCGTCGCGGCGTATGTCCCTCCTGCGGAGCGAAGCGATCAGTAAAGTTCGCAGAGCACATCTACAGCGAGGTGCTAGAAGATATTTCGCATCGTCACACAGTCTTTACTATCCCAAAACGTCTCAGGGTGTTCTTTAAGTACGACCGCAAGCTTAACACCATCCTCTTTCGAGCAGTTTGGGGTGCGCTCTCTCAAGTGCTGGGTATCGACGAGCGTGAACTCGCCGCTATCTTTACCGTGCAGACAGCGGGCGAGGCGCTAAACTATCATCAGCACCTTCATGGACTCCTTGCCGATGGCTACTGGAGAGACGGCATATTTACCAGATTCCCAGAGATTAACCTCGAAGTGCTTACGTAG
- a CDS encoding HAD hydrolase-like protein codes for MKLKAGLIDLDGTLVHYETNHVVEEAKRISRVLNLPELKEVHILRCIAKGRMDEIIHNSIYPNFENYFWQMFDEAATPKMRLLPQAKIALQNLTNNNIKLALVTARNVEESEISNYLKQEGILHFFSAILTKRSLSSPWAGKDSYFLSALRALNLTPKEALAVGDRPSDAKSASAIGIALNVLVRTGGIDEDVLRTIPCHHIVDDISHLPNLTIGAAV; via the coding sequence ATGAAGTTAAAAGCCGGCTTAATAGATTTAGATGGCACACTAGTGCATTACGAAACAAATCACGTCGTCGAAGAAGCCAAACGCATATCAAGAGTGCTCAATCTTCCTGAACTAAAAGAAGTCCACATACTTCGCTGCATAGCCAAGGGTAGAATGGATGAAATCATTCATAATTCCATTTACCCAAATTTTGAAAATTACTTCTGGCAGATGTTCGACGAGGCAGCCACTCCGAAAATGCGGCTTTTACCGCAAGCTAAAATAGCCCTCCAAAATCTAACGAATAACAATATCAAACTAGCATTAGTTACTGCTCGTAATGTGGAGGAATCAGAGATATCGAACTATCTGAAGCAAGAAGGAATCCTACACTTTTTTTCGGCTATTCTTACAAAACGTAGTCTATCATCCCCATGGGCCGGCAAAGATTCTTACTTCCTCTCTGCCTTGCGGGCCCTAAATCTAACCCCCAAGGAAGCACTCGCCGTCGGTGACAGGCCCAGTGACGCAAAAAGTGCTTCTGCTATCGGTATCGCACTAAATGTTTTGGTGCGAACAGGCGGCATAGATGAGGATGTTTTGCGGACTATCCCATGTCATCACATTGTAGACGATATTTCTCATCTGCCAAATTTAACCATTGGTGCTGCAGTTTAA
- a CDS encoding Scr1 family TA system antitoxin-like transcriptional regulator — protein sequence MSGILKRERGEIKIDLEYITDYCLALRIKGKERVRLIELTKLFLLQFDPWQQSKQGVTQLQLDFWKRLLASDCFFEFQNSVICGILQSEEYRYEILRSHGVNHVNASMGAKQRFDLAQALLASRVTDSSMRLVGPEEVRLVVHENALYQVIGSSKVIADQIEYMMNLNLGRGLELRILPREKAVSNIPLMYSFSLFDNTLILMEAATGAVYSANAESIERVQKGASSIFENSLSGQNAKTLLLKALAYHSKSNNTAFFE from the coding sequence GTGTCAGGAATACTGAAACGCGAGCGGGGTGAAATCAAAATTGATCTAGAATATATAACTGATTATTGTTTAGCGCTTAGGATTAAAGGAAAAGAAAGGGTTCGACTGATTGAGCTTACAAAGCTTTTTTTGTTGCAATTTGATCCTTGGCAGCAATCGAAACAGGGTGTCACCCAACTTCAGCTAGACTTTTGGAAACGATTACTTGCCAGTGATTGTTTTTTTGAATTTCAAAATTCTGTAATCTGCGGAATATTACAATCCGAGGAGTATCGATATGAAATCTTGCGTAGCCATGGAGTAAATCACGTAAATGCTTCCATGGGTGCAAAACAAAGATTTGATTTAGCTCAGGCTCTCCTAGCTTCACGTGTGACTGACTCTTCAATGAGGCTAGTTGGGCCCGAGGAAGTTCGCCTCGTAGTCCATGAGAACGCTCTATACCAAGTCATTGGATCTTCTAAGGTAATTGCAGATCAAATTGAATACATGATGAATCTCAATTTAGGGAGAGGTTTGGAGCTCCGTATTTTACCAAGAGAGAAAGCAGTATCGAATATTCCTTTGATGTATAGTTTTTCTCTTTTTGATAATACTCTAATTTTAATGGAAGCCGCTACGGGAGCTGTATATTCCGCAAATGCTGAGTCAATTGAGAGAGTCCAAAAGGGAGCCAGCTCAATCTTTGAAAATTCGCTATCTGGTCAAAACGCTAAGACGCTCCTGTTAAAGGCTCTTGCTTACCATTCTAAGTCGAATAATACAGCTTTTTTTGAATAG
- a CDS encoding formyltransferase family protein, whose protein sequence is MTIPIILLGNKPLTYKVAQYILDDSRFALNGLILGDENSTDPSVEKLRSIAKSCDIPCYQIDHFNQQSDNEALAVSIGYPCILTTQQIALFKKVINLHFGELPWYRGSATVSHAILNGERSFGMTLHKIDEGVDTGPVYKIECFQIGSDAIASEVMELGERTGYRMIKNCLAAACLGTLPEVPQITLEKGSNRSATQYYRKSLEKLKVLDGSQKLEQLSRQYRAACLPRKPAPIVQFGAFRYSPRNLSELRYLKAYVDILGISESEKLKLVS, encoded by the coding sequence ATGACTATTCCAATCATTCTTTTAGGTAACAAACCACTAACCTATAAAGTGGCACAGTATATACTCGATGATTCCCGTTTCGCGCTTAATGGTTTAATTCTGGGTGATGAGAATTCAACCGATCCCTCAGTGGAGAAGCTTAGATCGATCGCTAAATCATGCGACATCCCCTGCTACCAAATAGATCACTTTAATCAGCAGTCAGATAACGAGGCGCTTGCCGTTTCGATTGGCTACCCATGTATTCTTACAACTCAGCAAATTGCGTTATTTAAAAAAGTTATAAATCTTCACTTTGGGGAACTTCCTTGGTATCGCGGCTCGGCGACTGTATCTCATGCCATTTTAAATGGTGAACGCTCCTTTGGAATGACATTGCATAAAATTGACGAAGGTGTTGATACAGGTCCGGTCTATAAAATTGAATGCTTCCAAATTGGCTCAGACGCAATTGCGTCAGAGGTTATGGAACTTGGTGAAAGAACTGGCTACAGGATGATTAAAAACTGCCTCGCTGCCGCCTGCCTCGGCACTTTGCCAGAAGTACCACAAATAACTTTAGAAAAAGGAAGCAATCGAAGCGCGACCCAATACTATAGGAAATCTCTAGAAAAACTAAAAGTTTTGGATGGTTCACAAAAACTGGAGCAGTTATCGCGCCAGTATAGAGCGGCCTGCTTACCAAGAAAGCCCGCTCCTATTGTCCAATTCGGCGCATTTCGCTACTCGCCGAGAAACCTTTCAGAATTGCGTTATCTGAAAGCTTATGTTGATATTTTGGGAATTTCTGAAAGTGAAAAATTGAAATTAGTGAGCTAA
- a CDS encoding NUDIX domain-containing protein, which yields MINLGKTSTGYNGQSSHVIDVPVAPQGKWGETVNWRLLEGKIPNDELVTAVFGLLIVESGVVLVTTTRGYLELLGGHREAGETIEQTLDRESYEEGGVKVIERIPFGYREVSNECEIVNKATGKPYPSIGFIPLFVGTGEADLSAPLPEDVVARTIVPFDQLKNLNAEMMPDFAILQIGLRHAVRLDSLNATQKKAISYHLVVGPTF from the coding sequence ATGATAAATCTGGGCAAAACTTCGACTGGTTATAATGGCCAGTCTTCACACGTAATCGATGTTCCTGTAGCGCCGCAAGGTAAGTGGGGAGAAACTGTTAATTGGCGATTGCTCGAAGGAAAGATTCCGAATGACGAACTTGTTACAGCAGTATTTGGACTTTTGATCGTAGAAAGTGGTGTCGTTCTAGTAACAACAACTCGAGGATACCTGGAACTGTTGGGCGGACACCGAGAAGCTGGGGAGACGATTGAGCAAACTCTTGATAGGGAGAGTTATGAAGAGGGTGGAGTAAAAGTTATAGAAAGAATTCCATTCGGATATCGTGAAGTTAGCAATGAATGTGAAATCGTTAACAAAGCGACAGGGAAGCCCTATCCTAGCATTGGATTTATTCCTCTTTTTGTAGGCACAGGCGAGGCAGATTTAAGTGCGCCACTTCCGGAGGATGTTGTTGCACGTACCATCGTTCCATTTGATCAGCTCAAAAATCTCAATGCAGAAATGATGCCTGATTTTGCTATTCTTCAGATTGGCTTACGACATGCAGTTAGACTCGATTCACTCAACGCTACTCAGAAAAAGGCCATTTCCTATCATTTGGTAGTTGGCCCCACATTTTAG
- a CDS encoding ATP-grasp domain-containing protein, whose translation MLLITLGSGKYGAMLARTFDSLPTRWHHLEECQALSNTTKSPQLLAEEIARLITNESEPTAMVAFGRSSILNGIEAIASACESAQRLSIKFPIKYIGPSSKGASIFNNKALTYEVLKSEGFNIPKHSVIQSISDIELIDNFPIVLKATFLTGGCGQHLVRSKAELENKIQMMNKQGLWPLLAVEYLSGFEASYAVIRLGQNIWPLPVCYRQKTNTKLVHPDAKVKVTGLFPGDPKIHQALGNLAIKYDVSGPIGIEGVIRNGPSGPEFVVLECCTRLSGSTPARIASLKQTSLFELIREHLLDRDPNFNSILRPAVQFPTTKNIERMELLTNLNCVDQLKIENLSELPFSETSGCRLRITYHAEDKNQLLATSATIGDILGDLNYKSTIDTFINEISDELDSYFESFSK comes from the coding sequence ATGCTTTTAATAACCTTGGGCAGTGGCAAGTATGGAGCGATGCTTGCCCGAACTTTCGATAGCCTTCCCACTCGCTGGCATCATCTAGAAGAGTGTCAGGCACTAAGCAACACCACAAAGAGTCCACAACTGCTCGCTGAGGAAATAGCACGCTTGATAACGAATGAATCGGAACCAACTGCAATGGTAGCTTTTGGACGCTCCAGCATTCTAAACGGCATTGAAGCGATTGCCAGTGCTTGTGAATCGGCGCAACGATTAAGTATCAAATTCCCCATTAAATATATCGGTCCGAGTTCTAAAGGAGCGAGTATTTTTAATAATAAAGCACTTACCTACGAAGTGTTAAAAAGTGAAGGATTTAACATTCCAAAGCACTCAGTAATTCAATCAATCTCGGATATAGAGCTTATCGATAATTTTCCTATAGTATTAAAAGCTACATTTCTTACTGGAGGTTGTGGACAGCATCTTGTTCGTTCAAAAGCAGAACTGGAAAATAAGATACAAATGATGAATAAACAGGGTCTTTGGCCGTTGCTCGCAGTAGAATATCTAAGTGGCTTCGAAGCCTCCTATGCGGTGATACGACTCGGGCAAAATATTTGGCCACTTCCTGTATGTTATCGCCAGAAGACAAATACTAAACTGGTGCACCCTGATGCTAAAGTCAAAGTGACAGGTTTGTTTCCGGGGGATCCTAAAATTCACCAAGCCCTTGGTAATTTAGCAATAAAATATGATGTATCCGGCCCAATCGGTATTGAAGGTGTTATACGAAATGGTCCCTCAGGACCTGAATTCGTAGTACTTGAATGCTGCACTCGCCTGAGTGGCAGTACTCCGGCGAGAATAGCATCACTCAAACAGACGAGCTTATTTGAATTAATAAGGGAGCACTTATTGGATAGAGATCCAAACTTTAATTCCATCCTGCGTCCTGCAGTTCAATTTCCCACTACTAAAAATATCGAACGCATGGAGTTACTAACAAATTTAAACTGCGTCGATCAACTTAAAATCGAAAATCTCTCAGAACTGCCATTTTCCGAAACATCTGGATGTAGATTACGCATTACGTATCACGCCGAAGATAAAAATCAACTCTTGGCCACAAGCGCAACCATCGGAGATATTTTAGGAGATTTAAATTACAAATCGACAATAGACACATTTATCAATGAAATTTCAGACGAATTAGATTCGTATTTTGAGTCATTCTCGAAATAG
- a CDS encoding transposase → MFLQACERKVYAYSEPVDMRKSFNGLIYLPVVKIKEGGAIHTAAMPPMVVDRSFSDVSFYAEMLVDKFVYHIPLNRQFETLRVDGIIISRVTLPSQSMRAIMLLEPVYQAQAKSVLESSVIAMDDTWMKVGVSSPGKMHKGRGASGRSTTTRTRSSFRTLRVGVTRWNQSVYLSGRRATAYSDSSDTGCVAAYAAAVDFLTGRGILRLTRCHPHLSWCNDKNQGRRLKIKSCLLLR, encoded by the coding sequence ATGTTTCTGCAAGCATGCGAGCGCAAGGTCTACGCATACAGCGAGCCGGTTGATATGCGTAAATCGTTTAACGGGCTGATCTACCTACCAGTTGTAAAGATAAAGGAGGGTGGTGCGATACATACGGCAGCGATGCCCCCGATGGTTGTGGACCGTAGCTTCTCTGATGTGAGCTTTTATGCCGAGATGTTGGTTGATAAGTTCGTGTACCACATCCCCCTCAACCGGCAGTTTGAGACGTTGAGGGTGGATGGGATTATTATCAGTCGAGTAACGTTACCGAGCCAGAGTATGCGCGCCATTATGCTGTTAGAGCCTGTGTATCAGGCGCAGGCTAAGTCGGTGCTAGAGAGCTCTGTAATAGCGATGGATGACACCTGGATGAAGGTTGGGGTGTCATCGCCTGGCAAGATGCACAAGGGAAGGGGCGCTTCTGGCCGATCTACGACGACAAGGACGAGATCCTCTTTCCGTACGCTGAGAGTCGGCGTAACGAGATGGAATCAATCCGTATACCTATCTGGTCGACGTGCTACAGCGTATTCAGACTCATCCGATACGGGATGTGTCGCAGCTTACGCCGCGGCTGTTGATTTTCTCACTGGAAGGGGCATTTTGCGGCTGACCCGATGCCATCCCCACTTGAGTTGGTGCAACGACAAAAATCAGGGGCGGCGCCTCAAAATAAAATCGTGCTTGCTGCTTAGGTAA
- a CDS encoding SH3 domain-containing protein has translation MLFKDIAKICSLPRILFGIAALALLIISLPSLAQQTPQPDATPQISEQDRAGQRLESQLLTREATLRQAEDDLLKQLSASLTSGDPAQNSKPPAAAPLVGEVFIAETVEVKTNTASASVSLEERLIIGTDKIGDPKEAAPSTVNIPVNNVQGIDIPPSIQLECAKCSPPTVQKTSTTSHITQPKQRTAKKGTAKQGTAKQGTAKQSPTKQGARTQPQVVKHSPPITKRKNVSDVLGHSASEDFTYSGNAPSCCEGIDHPYRPTSEHARVTTAKVPLRVGPGRSESMLFMMPRDSIVSIEMRNGEWYRVITSTGVRGWIAAQSLIFDYQVPASSSVRVGAFKSAYEPTGIKF, from the coding sequence ATGCTGTTTAAAGATATAGCCAAGATCTGCTCTTTACCACGAATTCTATTTGGAATTGCAGCCCTTGCTCTGCTTATCATATCGCTACCATCACTAGCGCAACAAACTCCGCAACCTGATGCTACTCCTCAGATCTCAGAACAGGACCGTGCCGGCCAACGTTTAGAGAGCCAGCTGCTTACCCGCGAAGCTACTTTACGACAGGCAGAGGATGATCTTCTAAAACAACTGAGCGCATCTCTTACATCTGGCGATCCAGCACAGAATTCAAAACCACCTGCCGCAGCTCCATTAGTTGGCGAGGTGTTTATAGCTGAAACCGTTGAGGTCAAGACCAATACAGCCTCCGCCTCTGTCTCACTTGAGGAGCGTCTTATTATTGGAACTGACAAAATTGGGGACCCAAAAGAAGCTGCCCCGAGTACAGTCAACATCCCTGTAAATAATGTTCAGGGGATAGATATTCCCCCCTCAATACAGCTCGAGTGCGCGAAATGTAGTCCACCAACAGTTCAAAAAACCTCTACTACATCTCACATTACTCAGCCCAAACAGAGAACTGCAAAAAAGGGTACTGCCAAACAGGGTACTGCCAAACAGGGTACTGCCAAGCAGAGCCCGACCAAACAGGGCGCGCGCACTCAGCCGCAGGTCGTTAAGCATTCTCCACCCATCACAAAACGCAAAAACGTCTCAGATGTGCTTGGTCATAGCGCCTCGGAGGACTTCACCTACAGTGGTAATGCCCCATCATGCTGTGAGGGAATAGATCATCCATATAGACCAACATCAGAACATGCTCGGGTTACAACCGCCAAAGTTCCGCTACGTGTCGGGCCAGGTCGCTCAGAAAGCATGCTCTTTATGATGCCGCGCGACTCAATCGTATCGATTGAGATGCGAAACGGTGAATGGTACAGAGTCATTACATCAACCGGAGTTAGGGGCTGGATTGCCGCTCAATCGTTGATCTTTGATTACCAGGTTCCCGCAAGCAGCAGCGTACGGGTGGGGGCTTTTAAGAGCGCCTACGAACCGACCGGCATAAAATTCTAG
- a CDS encoding DegT/DnrJ/EryC1/StrS family aminotransferase, producing MQTDNQNRNKLAQFGGTPCINTRSPHEVWPPPPTTEELDEICSQRRRDISIKGRSSIIREFEEQFLCFLEGHRKYAVTFNSGTSALFAAYFALGVTEDDEVVGPALTFHAALSPAYTLRANVVLVDIDVNTRCIDVNRIEEAITGKTRVITVVHQWGHPADMDRVMEIARKHKLYVIEDCSHAHGSRYKSKPVGTFGDVAVFSLQAAKMIYAGEGGILVTNSESVHDQATLLGHYRDRSRDEIKDPLRQSYWVTGYGQKFRMSPLNAVVAKHSLRHFPERKRQRHLALEYLSSQLKQFSFLSIPSRSTDIDMGAWYGFKPLYNPEALHGISIEVFLRALQAEGLEISMASAPVLATQPLYSSERNPLFPNHKGRKIAKRFSLKNAELVQERSLSLPTFNSWPNDKALIDLYVTAFEKVQKNAGALYEYYEGGKQQKIDDQQQSESRLAAN from the coding sequence ATGCAAACAGATAATCAAAATAGAAATAAGCTAGCACAGTTTGGGGGAACGCCATGCATCAATACTCGTTCTCCACACGAAGTGTGGCCACCGCCACCAACAACCGAAGAGTTAGATGAAATTTGCTCGCAGCGTAGACGGGACATTAGTATCAAAGGCCGCTCAAGTATCATTCGTGAGTTTGAAGAGCAATTTCTTTGCTTCCTAGAGGGGCATAGAAAATATGCCGTTACCTTCAATTCAGGCACATCAGCATTATTCGCCGCATATTTTGCGTTAGGTGTGACAGAAGATGACGAGGTTGTTGGGCCAGCTTTGACTTTTCATGCGGCGCTAAGCCCCGCTTATACACTCCGCGCCAATGTAGTGTTAGTGGATATCGACGTTAATACCCGGTGCATTGATGTAAATAGAATTGAAGAAGCGATTACAGGTAAGACACGCGTAATCACAGTGGTACATCAGTGGGGTCATCCTGCTGATATGGACCGCGTCATGGAAATTGCGCGAAAACATAAATTGTACGTAATCGAAGACTGCTCGCATGCACACGGCAGTCGCTATAAAAGTAAGCCTGTTGGAACATTTGGTGACGTTGCCGTGTTCTCATTGCAAGCAGCAAAGATGATCTACGCCGGAGAAGGAGGCATTCTCGTCACAAATTCTGAGAGTGTTCATGATCAAGCAACGCTTTTAGGGCATTATAGAGATCGAAGTCGGGATGAAATTAAAGATCCACTTCGACAATCTTATTGGGTCACCGGATATGGTCAGAAGTTTAGGATGTCACCTCTCAATGCCGTGGTAGCTAAGCACAGCTTGAGACACTTCCCGGAGAGAAAGAGACAGCGACATTTGGCGCTTGAATATCTTTCATCGCAATTAAAACAATTTTCGTTTCTATCGATACCTTCAAGAAGCACAGATATCGATATGGGAGCATGGTACGGGTTTAAACCTCTTTATAACCCTGAGGCGCTGCATGGAATTTCAATCGAAGTGTTTCTACGAGCTTTGCAGGCTGAAGGACTAGAGATATCGATGGCTTCGGCGCCGGTTTTAGCGACACAACCGCTATATTCATCGGAGCGAAATCCTCTGTTCCCTAACCACAAAGGCAGAAAAATCGCTAAGCGATTCTCCCTTAAAAATGCTGAGTTGGTGCAAGAACGGTCGCTATCACTCCCAACATTTAACTCTTGGCCAAATGACAAAGCACTCATTGATCTATATGTGACTGCTTTTGAAAAGGTCCAAAAAAATGCTGGGGCTCTTTATGAATATTATGAAGGGGGAAAGCAACAAAAAATTGATGACCAGCAACAATCTGAGTCGCGATTAGCAGCAAACTAA
- a CDS encoding Gfo/Idh/MocA family oxidoreductase translates to MLNQQKTFSEKSNQQSVAIIGLGNQGLCHFAAAKRLKEEGSIDSIAVCDIDQQRLNSCGADFAFNAIDELLDTVPCNLAIITLPNDIHCSTVERALQAGAHVLKEKPLAICKNDLDRLLLASKKFQRRVIVAQQRIFHPTYALAKNWLESIGNVRLFDYTFCLNDQRNSWYWSAHKGGGCWFGLGWHACWMVQNFLGVIPRLSLKTLSGKQRAWPYDTDDTCIVHGVTDSGAAIRCLLSVSSPAKKEELIIEGSNGTIVFTRSHLSRFSASGELLEQVENTDKTEDLYTRQLRQALSDVAIESSGVDALAIEIFKSQMSALSPKYTRQAPKEKTIQIFLEHNLEQEEIYANR, encoded by the coding sequence ATGTTAAATCAACAAAAAACATTTTCAGAAAAATCTAACCAACAGTCCGTCGCCATAATCGGACTTGGGAACCAAGGACTATGTCACTTTGCCGCTGCCAAACGCCTAAAAGAAGAGGGATCGATCGACTCTATCGCTGTTTGCGATATTGATCAGCAAAGACTTAATTCATGCGGAGCGGATTTTGCTTTTAATGCTATAGATGAACTTTTAGATACAGTACCTTGCAATCTTGCGATAATCACTTTGCCCAATGATATACATTGCTCGACAGTGGAACGTGCCTTGCAGGCCGGTGCTCATGTATTAAAGGAAAAGCCTTTGGCAATTTGCAAAAACGATCTAGATCGTCTTTTGCTAGCCTCAAAGAAATTCCAACGACGTGTAATTGTTGCACAACAGAGAATATTTCATCCGACGTATGCTCTTGCTAAAAACTGGCTAGAATCGATTGGAAATGTTCGCCTATTTGATTACACTTTTTGCTTAAATGATCAGCGTAATTCTTGGTATTGGAGCGCCCACAAAGGTGGTGGGTGTTGGTTTGGACTTGGCTGGCATGCTTGTTGGATGGTGCAAAACTTTCTCGGAGTAATTCCGCGACTATCTCTAAAAACCTTGTCAGGAAAACAACGCGCTTGGCCCTATGACACTGACGATACATGCATAGTACACGGCGTAACTGATTCCGGAGCAGCCATTCGCTGTCTCCTAAGTGTTAGCTCTCCAGCAAAGAAAGAAGAGCTAATTATTGAAGGAAGCAACGGTACAATTGTTTTTACACGATCCCATCTCTCTCGCTTCTCGGCATCTGGAGAGTTACTAGAACAGGTCGAAAACACCGATAAAACCGAGGATTTATACACAAGACAACTGCGACAAGCACTCAGTGATGTTGCAATTGAAAGTTCTGGGGTCGACGCACTCGCAATCGAGATTTTTAAGAGCCAAATGTCTGCTCTTAGCCCGAAGTACACGCGCCAAGCACCAAAAGAGAAAACAATTCAGATTTTTCTCGAACATAATTTAGAACAAGAAGAAATATATGCAAACAGATAA